The Kribbella sp. NBC_00662 nucleotide sequence GCCTCGAACGCGCCACCACGTCCGGCGCCTTCTGCGTCACGGCGTACGGCGACTGGGAGTCCCTCCCCACCCGCGACGACCTGACGCTCTTGGCTCACAGCCAGGGCACCGCTCTTCGCTAGTCCTCGACGGGAAAGAGGATCGGGCTGAGCAGGTACCGCGATCGGCGCGGTGCGGCTTCGTTCGACAGGACCGGGAGGATCGCCGACCGCATGCCCTCGATCAGCTGGTGTAGCTCTTCCTCGCTGAGCCAGATGCCGTGTTGGCGGTAGCCCACGAGATCCGTGAGCGGATCCGCGTCCTCGTGGTCGAGGTACGTGTTGAACTCGGCCACCAACGCGGCCATCGCGACAGCGAAGGCACGCCGGTGGTCGTCGACCGTCAACTGCTCGAGCTGCTCCGGCGTGATCGACGCGCGCTCCTGGCGCAGCCGGAACCGGCGCTCGACCGCGCCGCGGACCCGGCGTTCCTCCGCGACCTCGAGGATGCCGCCCTCGGCGAGCAGCTCGACATGACGGTACAGCGTCGCCTTCGACACGTCGGCGATCCGCTCTCCCAGCTCGCCGGTCGTCAGCTGCCGGCCGCCGCGCAGCGCGTGGACGATCCGCAACCGCACCGGATGCCCCAGCAACTCCAGAGGGCCCATGAGCGAAATGGTCTCATGTCATGTTACCTTTCTCAAACACTGAGAAAGGTAACGCCGATGACTGCGTGGACTCCGCCGCCGTACGCCGATCCGACCGTCTTCACCGAGCAGGGCCTCGTCCTCGAAGCGGCCGGCCAGACGGTGCCGGGCACCCTCACGCTCCCCGACCGGCCGACCGTCGGCGTCGTACTGCTCGCCGGCGGCGGCCCGTTCGACCGCGACGAGACCAGCGGACCGAACAAGCCGCTGAAGGACCTCGCCTGGGGCCTGGCCACGCAGGGCATCGCCGTACTGCGCTTCGACAAGCTCACCGCGAACCGGCCTGAAGCGATGGCAGCCCCCGGCTACACGATGACCGCGGAGTACGTGCCGCACGCGATCGCCGCCGTACGCACGCTCGCCGAACACGTCGACCAGGTCTTCCTCGTCGGACACAGCATGGGCGGAAAGGTCGCGCCGAAGATCGCCGCCGAAGAACCACTGGTAGCCGGCCTGGTGATCATGGCCGGCGACACCCAGCCCATGCACCACTCGGCAGTCCGCGTGATGAAGTACCTCGCCGAAACCGAAGCCGTCCCGCCGGAAACCATCGCCGTCTTCGAGCGGCAAGCAGCCGTGGTCGACAGCCCGGCGCTGTCCCTCGACACCCCGCCGACAGATCTCCCGTTCGGCATGCCGGCGTCGTTCTGGCTGGACCTTCGCGAGTACGACCCGGTTGCCACCGCCGCGAAGCTCGACGTCCCGATCCTCGTCCTGCAAGGCGGTCGCGACTACCAGGTGACCGTGGCCGATGACCTGCCCGCGTGGCGCGACGGCCTACCCGGCGCCACGATCAAGATCCTCGACGCCGGCAACCACCTGTTCTTCGCCGGCAGCGGTCCATCCACGATGGCCGACTACCAGGTCCCCGGGCATGTGGACCCGGTAGTCATCAGCACCATCGTCGATTGGTTGCCTTAAGCAAGCAGTGCGGGGTCGGACTCGAGCTCCCTCTCGGGATCGAGCGGAAGAACGATCTTGAACACCGTCCGGCCGGGCTCCGACTCGACCCGCAGATCGCCGTGGTGCTTCTTCACCACGATCCGCCAGGAGATGTCGAGCCCCAGACCGGTGCCCTCGCCGATCGGCTTGGTGGTGAAGAACGGCTCGAAGATCCGCCGCCGGATCTCCTCCGGGATACCGGGACCGGTGTCGCCGATCTCGACGACGGCGTACGCGCCGTCCTTCCGGGTCCGCAGCGTCAGCGTGCCGGATCCACCCATCGCGCTGACCGCGTTGTCGATGATGTTCGTCCACACCTGGTTGAGCTCCGCGGCGTACGCCGGGATCGGCGGCAGCTCGGGATCGAAGTCCTTCACCACCTCGTATCCCTGCAGCTTGCCCGACATCATCACCAGCGTCGACTTCAGCAGCTCCCGCAGATCGACGGTCTGGTACGGCGCGCGGTCGATCTGCGAGTACTGCTTGGCGGCACCGACCAGCGTCGAGATCCGGGTGACCGAGTCGTCGATCTCGTTCATCAGCGACTCGGTGTCGATCGTGTACATCAACCACCGGACAGCACCCTCGAGGTACGTCGGGCCGACGGCCGTCAGCACCTCCTCCATCCAGGGCACATCCAGCCCGGCCGCTGCCAGCACCGGAGCGATGTCCCAACTGGCCTGGACATCGTGGTCGTCCAACCAGTCGGTCAGCGCGTCCTCGCGGTCGGACAGCTCCATCGGCGGGACGTCTTTGTCCTTGTTCTTGTCGAGCCGCTCGACCGCGTCGTCCTGGAGCGCGACGATCTGGTGCAACTTGGTCGCGTCCAGCGTGCCGTCGGCGAGCATCGCCAGCTTCGACCGCATCCCGGAGACCCGCTGCCGCAAG carries:
- a CDS encoding helix-turn-helix domain-containing protein, which encodes MGPLELLGHPVRLRIVHALRGGRQLTTGELGERIADVSKATLYRHVELLAEGGILEVAEERRVRGAVERRFRLRQERASITPEQLEQLTVDDHRRAFAVAMAALVAEFNTYLDHEDADPLTDLVGYRQHGIWLSEEELHQLIEGMRSAILPVLSNEAAPRRSRYLLSPILFPVED
- a CDS encoding alpha/beta hydrolase family protein, with translation MTAWTPPPYADPTVFTEQGLVLEAAGQTVPGTLTLPDRPTVGVVLLAGGGPFDRDETSGPNKPLKDLAWGLATQGIAVLRFDKLTANRPEAMAAPGYTMTAEYVPHAIAAVRTLAEHVDQVFLVGHSMGGKVAPKIAAEEPLVAGLVIMAGDTQPMHHSAVRVMKYLAETEAVPPETIAVFERQAAVVDSPALSLDTPPTDLPFGMPASFWLDLREYDPVATAAKLDVPILVLQGGRDYQVTVADDLPAWRDGLPGATIKILDAGNHLFFAGSGPSTMADYQVPGHVDPVVISTIVDWLP
- a CDS encoding ATP-binding protein, which encodes MTDQAVEPRRLTPDELRTLFLFESLTDEQLQWLSEAGYAETWDDGIVFNEGDEATCCYVLLTGEIRLCKLSHGELVEINRTSQRGVYSGAFNAFFGANDHKSYTATMQVTQPSEFFVIGADTMATMMNTWFPMAVHLIEGFVMGMRRTNETLGERERLLALGSLSAGLTHELNNPAAAAVRAAATLRQRVSGMRSKLAMLADGTLDATKLHQIVALQDDAVERLDKNKDKDVPPMELSDREDALTDWLDDHDVQASWDIAPVLAAAGLDVPWMEEVLTAVGPTYLEGAVRWLMYTIDTESLMNEIDDSVTRISTLVGAAKQYSQIDRAPYQTVDLRELLKSTLVMMSGKLQGYEVVKDFDPELPPIPAYAAELNQVWTNIIDNAVSAMGGSGTLTLRTRKDGAYAVVEIGDTGPGIPEEIRRRIFEPFFTTKPIGEGTGLGLDISWRIVVKKHHGDLRVESEPGRTVFKIVLPLDPERELESDPALLA